The following coding sequences lie in one Fretibacterium sp. OH1220_COT-178 genomic window:
- a CDS encoding RsiV family protein, with protein MKKVVRNFKVMAVLLAAAAFSFSAGAGYAAQVTPEAGKAKAEPQLAFSTITHQEEAFEASIQVPILRGTGNAELEKRLNERFLEDAVAVYRSFVLRMGEMKNMGAGYFSIATASRIAAHGNGLLSLEHRVTETMASSGTLVRFDNIDLGTGREIALSDLFKDDRYTKPLTKIVKSLMKEEMKKDKATAYFLEEVPEVRKDQPFYIEDGKLVLVFDQGTVAPYSMGARSFVIPTKPIKGLLAPSQSYLK; from the coding sequence ATGAAGAAGGTCGTAAGGAATTTCAAAGTCATGGCGGTCCTGCTGGCTGCGGCGGCATTCTCTTTCTCCGCCGGGGCGGGGTATGCCGCGCAGGTGACGCCCGAGGCCGGGAAGGCCAAGGCTGAGCCGCAGCTGGCGTTCTCCACCATCACACACCAGGAGGAGGCCTTCGAGGCCTCCATCCAGGTGCCGATCCTTCGCGGCACGGGCAACGCCGAGCTGGAAAAGCGGCTGAACGAACGGTTCCTCGAGGACGCCGTCGCCGTCTACAGGAGCTTCGTTCTCAGGATGGGCGAGATGAAGAACATGGGGGCCGGCTACTTTTCCATAGCGACCGCCAGCAGGATTGCGGCGCACGGGAACGGCCTCTTGTCCCTGGAGCATCGGGTCACCGAGACGATGGCCTCGTCCGGGACCCTCGTCCGTTTCGACAACATCGACCTCGGGACCGGCCGGGAGATCGCGCTTTCGGACCTGTTCAAGGACGACCGCTACACCAAGCCCCTCACCAAGATCGTCAAGTCCCTCATGAAAGAGGAGATGAAAAAGGACAAGGCGACGGCCTACTTCCTGGAGGAGGTCCCCGAGGTCCGGAAGGATCAGCCCTTCTACATCGAGGACGGCAAGCTCGTCCTGGTCTTCGACCAGGGGACCGTGGCGCCCTATTCCATGGGAGCCCGCTCCTTCGTCATCCCCACGAAGCCGATCAAGGGCCTGCTGGCCCCCTCGCAGAGCTACCTGAAATAG